One Desulfobulbus oligotrophicus DNA segment encodes these proteins:
- the priA gene encoding replication restart helicase PriA → MTYKGAIVLYEVAVDAPLATTLTYSQPVERVDPLPTGCCVRVPLGKRLVVGYILGVVHHQNLDEQPFTVKPIAEVLLESPLFPPALIPLYQWIARYYLYPIGKVLRTAIPLTPGSRSSQRVRAKMRSVISPGPLLLSQLSTAVDHGGDAVVDHLQRNYSITLKPAEKKTLQLFLSIFCEHEQHPIDRLLITRQYPGASPRLRRLCELGILEETDEQVIRDPFSRVMETPLRPVQLTREQKAVLETVLPTLATGNFSPFLLHGVTGCGKTEVYLQTVQHALDLGKTALILVPEIALAAQLESHFYARFGAQLAILHSGLSDGQRFDQWQAVRSGKVSVVLGARSAVFAPLENIGVIIVDEEHEPAYKQEDGLRYNARDLAVLRAKMTGCPVILGSATPSVVSYFHSMQDKYTLLTMTTRVKEQALPLVEIVDLTTTKRSRPDLAFSDELIRAVAETLHQGKQSLLFVNRRGFSPFMLCRDCGFILQCQHCHVSLTLHRKNNRLLCHYCGAGQPVHTICPVCHSPRITGMGIGSERVEEEVKQLFPEARVARLDSDTAVKRNYYLKVLQKIQAREIDILIGTQMIAKGLHFPHITLVGVIWADSGLGMPDYKSAERTFALLAQVTGRAGRGEDRGRVIVQTYQPHHYSIVLAQNQDYQAFFTSETAVRRPLGYPPFSRLVNIRFSGLREKQVEEAARQSASFLRQQHQHGQVEILGPSPSPLPKLKNHIRWQLLLKSPSSPLLHALCEALSSEKKRICPSSVTMSIDVDPENMM, encoded by the coding sequence GTGACATATAAAGGCGCGATTGTGCTCTACGAAGTTGCTGTTGATGCACCGCTTGCCACTACCCTGACGTATAGCCAGCCCGTCGAGAGAGTTGATCCGCTCCCGACGGGCTGTTGCGTTCGTGTCCCCTTGGGAAAGCGGTTGGTTGTCGGCTATATTTTGGGGGTAGTCCACCATCAGAATCTGGACGAGCAACCATTTACCGTTAAACCAATAGCTGAAGTACTGCTTGAATCGCCACTCTTCCCTCCCGCTTTGATCCCATTGTATCAGTGGATTGCCCGGTACTATCTGTATCCTATCGGCAAGGTGCTCCGAACCGCTATCCCACTGACACCAGGCTCGCGAAGCAGTCAGCGGGTGCGCGCCAAGATGCGTTCGGTTATAAGCCCGGGCCCGCTGTTGCTTTCGCAACTGTCCACAGCAGTCGACCATGGTGGCGATGCAGTTGTTGACCATCTGCAACGCAATTATTCGATTACTCTGAAGCCTGCCGAAAAAAAGACCCTGCAGCTTTTTCTCTCTATTTTTTGTGAACATGAACAACACCCCATAGACCGCCTGCTCATTACAAGGCAGTATCCCGGAGCCTCACCACGTTTGCGAAGACTCTGTGAGCTCGGTATTCTTGAAGAAACCGATGAACAGGTCATCCGTGATCCCTTCAGCCGGGTAATGGAGACACCCCTTCGACCTGTACAGCTGACCAGGGAGCAAAAGGCCGTTCTTGAGACGGTGTTACCGACCCTTGCAACCGGCAACTTCTCTCCGTTTCTGCTCCATGGTGTGACGGGATGCGGCAAGACAGAAGTCTACCTGCAAACAGTGCAGCATGCTCTGGATCTTGGCAAAACAGCGTTGATCCTGGTGCCTGAAATTGCCCTTGCCGCCCAACTTGAATCTCATTTTTATGCCCGTTTCGGTGCGCAACTCGCTATTTTACATAGTGGTTTATCTGATGGGCAGCGATTTGATCAGTGGCAGGCAGTGCGCTCCGGTAAGGTATCAGTGGTGCTTGGGGCCCGTTCTGCTGTTTTTGCACCATTAGAAAATATCGGGGTGATCATAGTTGATGAGGAACACGAGCCGGCCTATAAACAGGAAGACGGGTTGCGTTATAATGCCCGTGACCTGGCGGTGTTACGAGCCAAGATGACCGGCTGTCCGGTTATACTCGGTTCGGCCACTCCTTCTGTGGTGAGTTATTTCCACAGTATGCAGGATAAATATACCCTGTTAACAATGACCACACGGGTTAAAGAACAGGCACTGCCTTTGGTTGAAATTGTTGATCTGACCACCACAAAACGTTCCCGGCCTGATCTTGCCTTTTCTGATGAACTGATACGTGCTGTGGCGGAAACTCTCCATCAGGGCAAACAAAGCCTTCTGTTTGTCAACAGGCGAGGTTTTTCACCCTTTATGCTCTGCCGTGATTGCGGATTTATCCTCCAATGTCAGCACTGTCATGTTTCCTTGACGCTGCATCGGAAAAACAACCGTCTCCTCTGTCATTATTGCGGTGCCGGCCAGCCTGTTCATACCATCTGTCCTGTCTGTCACTCGCCCCGGATAACTGGTATGGGGATTGGATCGGAGCGGGTCGAAGAGGAGGTAAAACAGTTGTTTCCCGAAGCCAGAGTGGCACGCCTTGATAGTGATACCGCTGTCAAACGCAATTATTATCTGAAGGTCCTGCAAAAAATCCAGGCGCGTGAAATTGATATCTTGATCGGCACGCAGATGATCGCCAAAGGCCTGCATTTTCCGCACATTACCCTGGTGGGGGTTATTTGGGCTGATTCCGGACTGGGGATGCCGGATTACAAATCTGCTGAACGCACCTTTGCTCTGCTGGCTCAGGTAACAGGCAGAGCGGGTAGGGGAGAAGACAGGGGCAGAGTCATCGTCCAGACCTATCAACCACACCACTACAGCATTGTTCTGGCTCAGAATCAGGATTATCAGGCATTTTTCACCTCGGAAACTGCTGTCCGCCGGCCCCTTGGTTATCCTCCTTTTTCGAGACTGGTCAACATCCGCTTCAGTGGTTTACGGGAAAAACAGGTGGAAGAAGCGGCAAGACAGAGCGCATCTTTTTTACGGCAACAGCACCAGCATGGTCAGGTGGAAATTTTAGGGCCGTCACCTTCACCTCTTCCCAAGCTCAAAAATCATATACGCTGGCAGCTGCTGCTCAAGAGTCCTTCTTCACCCCTGTTGCACGCATTATGTGAAGCCCTGTCCTCTGAAAAAAAACGGATCTGCCCTAGTTCAGTGACAATGAGTATTGATGTCGATCCGGAGAATATGATGTGA
- the galU gene encoding UTP--glucose-1-phosphate uridylyltransferase GalU — protein sequence MKAIRKAVIPVAGLGTRFLPATKAIPKEMLTIVDRPTIQYIVEEAVASGIEEIILITSVGKSAIENHFDYDFQLDTILKARNKVQMREELTNISNLIDIVSVRQKEPLGLGHAIWMARNVVGDEPFMVLLGDDLVMSKVPCCKQMIDLYNKVGESIVAVQHVPMDETHQYGIIEGVPVDQECTYKVTRMIEKPAPGTSHSDMAIIGRYLLMPDIFELLEKTTPGYGGEIQLTDALQALSIKRDMYAYEFSGKRYDAGDKLGYLKAIVDFAVRHNTLGPSFRQYLKTVCAESDS from the coding sequence ATGAAAGCGATCAGAAAGGCAGTGATTCCGGTTGCCGGATTGGGAACGCGTTTTTTACCTGCAACCAAGGCTATCCCCAAGGAGATGCTCACCATTGTTGACCGTCCGACAATTCAGTATATCGTTGAAGAGGCTGTGGCCTCCGGTATTGAGGAAATCATCCTGATTACCAGTGTCGGTAAATCGGCCATTGAAAACCATTTTGATTATGACTTTCAACTGGATACCATTTTGAAGGCTCGTAACAAAGTGCAGATGCGGGAAGAGCTGACCAACATCTCCAACCTTATTGATATTGTTTCTGTTCGCCAAAAAGAACCGCTCGGCCTGGGGCACGCCATCTGGATGGCTCGAAATGTTGTCGGAGATGAGCCGTTTATGGTCTTGCTGGGGGATGACCTTGTTATGAGCAAGGTCCCCTGTTGCAAGCAGATGATTGACCTGTACAACAAGGTCGGCGAATCGATTGTTGCCGTTCAGCACGTCCCCATGGATGAAACCCATCAGTATGGTATTATCGAAGGGGTGCCGGTGGATCAGGAGTGCACGTACAAGGTAACCCGGATGATTGAAAAACCGGCCCCCGGCACCAGTCATTCTGATATGGCTATTATCGGCCGATATCTGCTGATGCCGGATATCTTTGAGTTACTTGAGAAGACTACACCGGGTTATGGCGGGGAAATTCAGTTAACAGATGCCTTGCAGGCCCTTTCCATTAAACGGGATATGTATGCGTATGAGTTCAGTGGAAAACGGTATGACGCCGGTGATAAGCTGGGATACCTCAAGGCTATTGTTGATTTTGCCGTTCGTCACAACACCCTGGGGCCCTCGTTCCGCCAATACCTGAAAACCGTTTGTGCCGAATCAGACAGCTGA
- the hrpA gene encoding ATP-dependent RNA helicase HrpA, with the protein MYFSYPSELPVCEQRDQIVTAIRDHQVLIIIGDTGSGKTTQLPKMCIEAGQGTNGMVGCTQPRRLAAVSVADRVAEETGALNKIGFKIRFHDQTSPETVIKFMTDGVLLAETRHDPQLKQYDTLIIDEAHERSLNIDFLLGYIKQLLPDRPDLKVIISSATIDAEKFSKHFAGAPVLSVSGYSYPITTLYRDISEQDEEDASYVEQAVAVVEELASDPLDGDILVFMPTERDIFDTIDSLEHLNNSHLLLPLFGRLSAADQRKVFRSSRHRKIIVATNVAETSITVPGIRFVVDTGLARISRYNPRTGTTSLKISRISKASCDQRRGRCGRTGPGTCIRLYSEEDFLLREDFTLPEIQRSNLAEVILQMISLQLGSPDVFPFVDAPPGSAIRDGYRTLKELGALTGRHYLTPKGRLMSRLPLDPRISRIIVESMAAGSTREIVILAAALSSQDPRVRPPGKEQKAEEAHQRFTDNRSDFLTLLNIWQDLFVDNDTSPTSSQLSRYCKTNYLSWQRMREWKDVQEQIVRLLREAKQFRLNAAPAGYEAIHQALASGFLRNICLKKEKNVYITAGGKEVVLFPGSALYNRGPRWAIAAELTETSQLFAKTVATIDVDWLERLGGTLCKRSWSEPHWEKRSGKVIAFERVSLFGLTIVAGRKVEYGRINEATLMEARDIFIRSALMENQLGGRYPFLEHNVALIARFQEMEERFRRRDIVVESEALYQFYASRLGKVYDRFTLNKMLRKNNNDSLLRMTEEDICSIVPEPEELYRFPLSLQVGDFRLDVSYLFHPGNEADGVSVRIPGALLHQINPQVFEWLVPGLLPEKILILLRRLPKNQRRCLVPLPDSVDRIMDNLVVGKGSLYQQLEHILTRRYRISVQRTDWQPDQLPPHLRMRFLLVDKDGTVQLASRGFDDLLASVGHADNTMKQSDIPPVRTITAADLDNIAPTLSLTDTKGQIVGLLFPALGVDSIKNSVQLRYIDDERKSRQLNRAGLQFLYGEQFKKELHDLRARCRASLINHSASWLSLGTGYTSGELRTALQAFLLDDIFHTWNGELPSCRHFQKIVAAVTAQGMSGSVNELLDRIHELIRQRRVVSDKITQWSTRAKKSRSYLQTQHDEFLNALDQIVPARFLETLRAEQLQHRPRYLQALALRIERAEHSPLKDRQKAEQLVRPLSRVQQMAFFSHPTSACLTCQEEYLAMLEEYKVSLFAPELGTAQPISGKRLQQKWQDVENLCRRVE; encoded by the coding sequence ATGTATTTTTCTTATCCTTCCGAATTACCGGTCTGCGAACAACGAGACCAGATCGTCACTGCTATCCGTGACCACCAGGTCTTGATCATTATCGGTGATACCGGATCCGGCAAGACCACCCAGCTCCCTAAAATGTGCATTGAGGCCGGTCAGGGAACAAACGGTATGGTCGGCTGTACGCAACCTCGTCGTCTTGCCGCAGTATCGGTGGCAGACAGGGTTGCTGAAGAGACCGGGGCTTTGAACAAAATCGGTTTCAAGATACGTTTTCATGATCAGACTTCACCGGAAACAGTCATCAAATTTATGACCGACGGTGTTCTTCTGGCTGAAACCCGCCATGATCCCCAATTAAAACAGTATGATACCCTTATCATTGATGAGGCCCATGAACGTAGTCTCAATATCGACTTTCTTCTCGGATATATCAAGCAGTTGTTGCCGGATCGACCGGATTTGAAGGTAATCATCTCTTCGGCAACCATTGATGCTGAAAAATTCAGCAAACACTTTGCCGGAGCACCTGTTTTGTCAGTGTCCGGGTATTCATATCCCATCACCACCTTGTACAGGGATATATCTGAACAGGATGAGGAAGATGCCTCGTACGTTGAACAGGCCGTCGCGGTGGTGGAAGAGCTTGCATCTGATCCTCTTGATGGCGATATCCTTGTTTTCATGCCCACTGAACGGGATATCTTCGACACTATTGACAGCCTTGAACATCTCAATAACAGTCATCTCCTGCTTCCCCTGTTTGGCAGACTCTCTGCTGCTGATCAACGCAAAGTTTTCCGGTCATCGCGTCATCGTAAAATCATTGTTGCCACAAACGTTGCTGAAACCTCGATCACTGTACCGGGAATCCGGTTTGTGGTTGACACCGGACTGGCGAGAATTTCCCGTTACAACCCGCGAACCGGTACCACCAGTCTTAAGATCAGCCGGATCTCCAAGGCAAGCTGTGATCAACGTCGCGGTCGGTGCGGCCGGACCGGACCCGGCACCTGTATCCGCCTTTACAGTGAAGAAGATTTTCTGCTGAGAGAAGATTTCACACTTCCGGAGATCCAGCGATCCAACCTGGCCGAAGTTATTCTCCAGATGATCTCCCTGCAACTGGGCAGTCCTGATGTCTTTCCTTTTGTCGATGCACCTCCGGGATCAGCCATTCGCGATGGATACCGGACACTTAAGGAGTTGGGGGCTCTAACCGGCAGACACTACCTGACACCCAAGGGACGTCTGATGTCCCGACTGCCGTTGGACCCTCGTATCTCCCGCATTATCGTCGAATCAATGGCTGCAGGCTCAACACGGGAAATCGTGATTCTGGCAGCTGCACTCTCCAGTCAGGATCCCCGTGTTCGGCCCCCAGGCAAAGAACAGAAAGCAGAGGAGGCCCATCAGCGATTTACAGATAATCGTTCAGATTTTCTCACCCTGCTCAACATCTGGCAGGATCTGTTCGTCGATAATGACACCTCCCCCACCTCATCCCAGCTCTCCCGTTACTGCAAGACCAACTACCTGTCATGGCAGCGGATGCGCGAGTGGAAAGACGTTCAGGAACAGATTGTCCGTTTGCTTCGTGAGGCAAAACAGTTCCGTCTGAACGCAGCTCCAGCCGGCTATGAAGCAATCCATCAGGCTTTAGCCAGCGGCTTTCTCCGGAACATCTGCCTGAAAAAAGAAAAGAACGTCTATATAACCGCCGGTGGTAAAGAAGTTGTTCTTTTTCCTGGATCAGCTTTATACAACAGAGGGCCGCGGTGGGCAATCGCTGCTGAGCTGACAGAAACCTCGCAGCTGTTTGCAAAAACGGTGGCGACCATTGACGTTGACTGGTTGGAGCGACTTGGGGGCACGCTCTGCAAACGATCCTGGTCTGAACCGCATTGGGAGAAGAGAAGCGGTAAAGTCATCGCCTTTGAACGCGTCAGTTTATTTGGCTTGACCATTGTTGCCGGTCGAAAGGTTGAGTACGGCAGGATAAACGAAGCGACTCTGATGGAGGCCAGAGATATTTTTATCCGCTCGGCTCTGATGGAAAACCAGCTGGGAGGCAGGTATCCTTTTCTAGAGCATAACGTTGCCCTGATTGCCCGTTTTCAGGAGATGGAAGAACGATTTCGTCGTCGTGATATTGTTGTAGAATCCGAGGCACTCTATCAGTTCTACGCCTCACGACTGGGCAAGGTGTACGATCGTTTCACTCTCAACAAAATGCTGCGGAAAAACAACAATGACAGCCTGTTACGAATGACGGAAGAGGATATCTGCAGCATTGTTCCCGAACCTGAGGAGTTGTATCGTTTTCCTCTGTCTCTGCAGGTCGGGGACTTCAGGCTGGATGTATCCTATCTTTTCCATCCTGGAAACGAGGCCGACGGTGTGTCGGTTCGCATTCCCGGTGCCCTGCTTCATCAGATCAATCCCCAGGTGTTTGAGTGGCTGGTTCCTGGTCTCCTGCCTGAAAAGATACTTATCCTGCTGCGTCGTTTACCCAAAAACCAGCGACGCTGTCTTGTTCCCCTACCCGATTCAGTTGATCGGATCATGGACAACCTTGTTGTTGGCAAGGGTTCACTTTATCAGCAGTTGGAACACATCCTTACCCGCCGTTACCGGATATCCGTGCAGCGAACTGATTGGCAGCCTGACCAGCTCCCTCCACACCTTCGAATGCGTTTTCTTCTTGTTGACAAAGATGGAACTGTTCAGCTTGCAAGCCGGGGGTTTGACGATCTTCTGGCCAGTGTCGGGCACGCTGACAACACAATGAAGCAATCTGATATACCGCCTGTACGCACCATTACTGCGGCTGACCTGGACAATATTGCCCCAACACTATCCCTGACTGATACGAAAGGACAGATTGTTGGTTTGCTTTTTCCGGCCCTGGGTGTTGACAGTATCAAAAACAGCGTCCAGTTACGATATATAGATGATGAAAGAAAAAGCAGACAACTGAACCGAGCGGGTCTGCAGTTTCTTTACGGCGAACAGTTTAAAAAGGAGCTGCATGATCTGCGCGCACGATGCAGGGCGTCACTCATCAACCATTCCGCCTCCTGGTTGAGCCTGGGTACCGGGTATACCAGCGGCGAATTGCGCACTGCACTGCAGGCCTTTCTCCTGGACGACATCTTTCACACGTGGAATGGAGAGCTTCCCTCTTGTCGTCATTTCCAGAAGATCGTTGCTGCGGTCACTGCCCAAGGGATGTCTGGTTCTGTAAACGAACTGCTCGACAGAATCCATGAACTCATCCGTCAGCGCCGTGTCGTTTCAGACAAAATTACACAGTGGAGCACCCGGGCAAAAAAATCCAGGAGTTATCTCCAGACTCAACATGATGAGTTTCTGAACGCCCTTGACCAGATTGTACCTGCCCGCTTTCTGGAAACATTAAGAGCAGAACAGTTGCAACATCGGCCCCGTTATCTCCAGGCATTGGCCTTACGCATTGAGCGGGCGGAGCATTCACCTTTAAAAGACAGACAAAAAGCGGAACAGCTTGTCAGGCCACTTTCCAGGGTACAGCAAATGGCTTTTTTCTCCCACCCCACTTCTGCCTGTCTGACCTGCCAGGAGGAGTACCTGGCCATGCTGGAGGAGTATAAGGTGTCTCTCTTTGCCCCGGAGTTGGGAACAGCTCAGCCGATTTCCGGAAAACGGTTACAGCAGAAATGGCAGGATGTTGAAAACCTGTGCCGCCGTGTTGAATAG
- a CDS encoding YcbK family protein, whose amino-acid sequence MKRILPIIFLTTVILSVSSICPARQAATTIEPARFFLMGSGNMQLKNFRNQQEATIRLLNPDGSFNKEALYEVDRVLGFPTEEKGEHFSLRLIFMLSYFADQLAPGKTINIESAYRSPEYNDKIRKSGNNVARTSTHQDGLAVDFWLQGVDGKKIWETVKAGNCCGIGHYGGKIVHLDAGRPRFWEAATSGTRTREPDYNRHVYLSTQFDRYKRNDQLRLSFSGLSSFDFGVVPVANVFRAGDSNTPVATLRLAQSAATNCYRIGDRRTARTLTTQVPEHLPAGRYRIQLEFCDRPFKQMPLKSVSNVFELID is encoded by the coding sequence ATGAAGCGCATTCTTCCCATCATCTTTTTAACAACCGTCATCTTATCTGTCAGTTCGATATGTCCGGCCAGACAGGCTGCAACAACCATTGAACCGGCCCGCTTTTTCCTCATGGGCAGCGGCAATATGCAGTTAAAAAATTTTCGCAACCAACAGGAGGCAACAATACGCCTGCTCAACCCGGACGGTTCTTTCAATAAAGAAGCGTTGTACGAGGTCGACCGGGTGCTTGGTTTTCCAACTGAAGAAAAAGGAGAACATTTTTCTCTCCGGCTCATCTTCATGCTCAGCTATTTTGCCGACCAACTGGCACCCGGCAAGACAATCAATATTGAATCTGCGTATCGAAGCCCTGAATACAATGATAAAATAAGAAAAAGCGGCAACAATGTTGCCCGAACCAGTACACACCAGGATGGACTGGCAGTTGATTTTTGGCTGCAGGGAGTGGACGGAAAGAAAATCTGGGAAACCGTGAAAGCGGGAAATTGCTGCGGCATAGGTCATTACGGCGGTAAAATTGTTCACCTGGATGCCGGTCGACCTCGTTTCTGGGAAGCTGCCACCTCGGGAACACGGACCAGGGAACCCGACTACAACCGTCATGTCTACCTTTCCACGCAGTTTGACCGTTACAAGCGCAATGATCAGCTGCGTCTTTCCTTTTCCGGTCTCAGCAGTTTTGACTTCGGTGTTGTTCCGGTTGCAAATGTATTTCGTGCAGGCGATAGCAACACGCCTGTAGCAACTCTTCGCCTTGCTCAATCCGCTGCAACCAACTGTTATCGGATCGGCGACCGACGAACTGCCCGTACACTTACCACGCAGGTGCCGGAGCATTTACCTGCCGGCCGCTATCGCATTCAACTCGAATTTTGTGACAGACCATTTAAGCAGATGCCTCTAAAATCTGTGTCCAACGTGTTTGAACTGATTGACTGA
- a CDS encoding Mut7-C RNAse domain-containing protein, which translates to MSIRYHFQGSITELLLNRWQEKDVLEQSFTRTASIKDVIEAFGPPHTEIGYILCNSRPVDFNWLVAPGQEFEIGPISAPWDVTSATLLRPSPLPSLKFCTDLTVGRLTRYLRMAGFDTLYTPGQKARALAASVHEEQRVLLTKNLGLLKYREVEFGRAIRAVSPDDQLREVLNLFGIDQLKQPLSRCLACNRLLEPVEKETILHRLEPLTFRYYSEFFVCQFCDTLFWPGSHVERMRTILNEFT; encoded by the coding sequence ATGTCTATCCGCTATCATTTCCAAGGATCAATAACAGAACTGCTCCTTAACCGTTGGCAGGAAAAAGATGTATTAGAACAATCGTTTACACGCACAGCATCCATTAAAGACGTGATTGAGGCATTTGGCCCGCCTCACACTGAGATCGGTTACATTTTGTGTAACAGCCGGCCGGTTGATTTTAACTGGCTGGTAGCTCCGGGGCAAGAGTTTGAGATCGGACCAATCTCCGCCCCCTGGGATGTCACCAGCGCAACGTTGCTGCGCCCATCTCCGTTACCGTCACTTAAATTTTGTACCGATCTTACGGTCGGTCGTCTGACACGTTATTTACGGATGGCCGGCTTTGATACACTGTATACCCCCGGCCAAAAGGCCCGTGCACTTGCTGCCTCTGTTCACGAGGAACAACGTGTTCTTCTGACCAAAAATCTGGGCCTGCTCAAATACAGAGAGGTCGAGTTCGGTCGGGCCATTCGTGCTGTCAGCCCAGACGATCAATTACGAGAAGTACTCAACCTTTTCGGGATTGATCAGCTCAAACAACCTCTTAGTCGTTGTCTCGCCTGTAACCGATTGCTTGAACCGGTTGAAAAAGAAACGATCCTGCATCGTCTTGAACCACTCACCTTCCGTTATTACAGTGAATTTTTTGTCTGTCAATTCTGTGACACTCTGTTTTGGCCCGGCAGTCATGTTGAACGAATGCGGACAATCTTGAATGAGTTTACATGA
- a CDS encoding septal ring lytic transglycosylase RlpA family protein, with the protein MQLGVQKVSEALNVNRQPNLHQHAAVRVPSSSKTVAPSSVKTSIQLQSPVITGSSFQAFLTEQVTRQVAAEAGPRSSPSSQDTLDATTVPENQKEIVHIVQPGETVWKLAKKRYHVDPAVILQYNALTSPEKLQVGTKIRIPVEQSQITDSKGQEVVASWYGSCHHGRLMANGHPFNMHNATVAHRTLPMGTQVELENPKTGERAQAVVTDRGPYHRGRDIDLSYGLAKQLSLIRRGVGNLQMRVL; encoded by the coding sequence ATGCAACTGGGAGTACAGAAAGTATCAGAAGCGCTTAACGTAAACAGACAGCCGAATTTACATCAGCATGCTGCTGTTCGTGTTCCGAGTTCCAGTAAAACAGTCGCCCCATCCTCTGTAAAAACCTCAATACAGCTGCAATCACCGGTTATCACTGGCAGCAGTTTCCAGGCTTTTCTGACAGAACAGGTCACCCGTCAGGTTGCAGCTGAGGCAGGCCCTCGATCTTCACCGAGCTCTCAAGATACCCTTGATGCAACAACAGTGCCGGAAAATCAGAAAGAGATAGTTCATATTGTGCAACCTGGAGAGACTGTCTGGAAACTTGCAAAAAAACGATACCACGTCGATCCTGCCGTTATCTTGCAATACAATGCGCTTACATCCCCGGAAAAGTTACAGGTCGGAACGAAAATTCGCATTCCCGTTGAACAGAGTCAAATAACCGACTCCAAAGGACAAGAGGTCGTGGCAAGCTGGTACGGAAGCTGTCATCATGGGCGATTAATGGCCAATGGTCACCCCTTTAACATGCACAATGCCACTGTTGCCCATCGTACCCTGCCGATGGGAACTCAAGTTGAACTGGAAAACCCGAAAACCGGTGAAAGAGCACAGGCTGTTGTTACGGACCGCGGCCCGTATCATAGGGGGCGGGACATTGATCTCAGCTATGGCCTTGCTAAACAACTCTCTTTAATCAGGCGAGGTGTTGGTAATCTGCAAATGCGGGTACTGTAA
- a CDS encoding DMT family transporter, which translates to MYKPYCAAMAVVFIWSGWITISRFGVHTALQPADITLLRYWTALLVTIPFILRYSWQKSRLWQYLVVGLGVGFPYTMLSFYALRHLQAAHAGVLVNGLLPVLGTFAVWLLFRQRITAPRYAAIGVIFLSNICMTNGTALSLHQAGGLLLLLAAAVCYTCHMVAIRFYKMTWRDVIVIVPVVNVILFTPLWFVFRSGFVESTYHDMAVQALYQGVVVNVLALFCVAYAIEHIGTVTVSLFMSFVPVVTALLAWIMLGETLSPLEMIGIAGCSIGLTWYALSPAQVTSGT; encoded by the coding sequence ATGTATAAACCGTACTGCGCAGCAATGGCTGTGGTATTTATCTGGTCCGGGTGGATTACCATCTCGCGTTTCGGAGTCCATACCGCTTTACAACCTGCTGACATCACTTTGCTGCGTTACTGGACCGCCCTGCTGGTGACGATTCCCTTTATCCTTCGATACTCCTGGCAAAAATCCCGACTCTGGCAGTACCTTGTTGTTGGTCTTGGTGTTGGTTTTCCGTACACAATGCTCTCTTTCTACGCATTGCGTCATCTGCAGGCTGCTCATGCCGGTGTATTAGTCAACGGCCTGTTACCTGTACTCGGCACGTTTGCTGTCTGGCTGCTGTTCAGGCAACGGATAACTGCACCACGCTATGCAGCCATTGGTGTAATATTTCTGAGTAATATCTGTATGACCAATGGCACTGCCCTGAGTTTGCATCAGGCAGGGGGGCTGCTGCTTTTGTTGGCGGCAGCTGTCTGTTACACCTGCCATATGGTTGCCATTCGTTTTTATAAGATGACATGGCGGGACGTTATTGTGATTGTACCGGTCGTCAATGTGATACTTTTCACTCCACTGTGGTTCGTGTTTCGTTCCGGATTTGTCGAGTCCACCTACCACGATATGGCAGTCCAGGCTCTTTATCAAGGTGTTGTTGTCAATGTGCTGGCTCTGTTTTGTGTTGCTTATGCGATTGAGCATATCGGAACGGTGACCGTTTCCCTGTTCATGTCTTTTGTGCCGGTGGTCACAGCTTTGCTGGCCTGGATTATGCTGGGTGAGACCCTTTCTCCCTTAGAGATGATCGGTATTGCCGGTTGTTCGATCGGATTAACCTGGTACGCGCTGTCACCGGCACAGGTAACCTCTGGTACTTAA